The Staphylococcus sp. KG4-3 genome has a window encoding:
- the udk gene encoding uridine kinase, producing the protein MKSTTIIGIAGGSGSGKTSVTNEIMKNLEGHSVALLAQDYYYKDQSHLTFDERLETNYDHPFAFDNDLLIENLTDLRNGKQVEVPTYDYTNHTRSEETIAFEPKDVIIVEGIFALENKTLRDLMDVKIYVDTDADLRILRRLLRDTEERGRTMDSVINQYLNVVRPMHNQFIEPTKRYADIIIPEGGSNKVAIDIMTTKIQTLVSKQ; encoded by the coding sequence ATGAAAAGTACAACAATAATCGGTATAGCTGGTGGGTCTGGATCAGGTAAAACATCAGTCACAAATGAAATTATGAAAAATTTAGAAGGTCATAGTGTTGCACTATTGGCTCAAGACTATTATTATAAAGACCAATCGCATTTAACTTTTGATGAACGTTTGGAAACCAATTATGACCATCCCTTCGCTTTTGATAATGACTTGTTAATTGAAAATTTAACCGACCTACGAAATGGTAAACAGGTTGAAGTGCCAACATACGATTATACTAATCATACAAGAAGTGAGGAAACGATTGCATTTGAGCCAAAAGATGTTATTATCGTAGAAGGTATATTTGCGCTTGAAAACAAAACATTAAGAGATTTAATGGATGTAAAAATTTATGTCGATACAGATGCTGATTTACGCATATTAAGACGTCTTCTTAGAGACACTGAAGAAAGAGGACGTACAATGGATTCTGTAATCAATCAATATCTAAATGTAGTTCGACCAATGCACAATCAATTTATAGAACCTACAAAAAGATACGCAGATATTATTATTCCAGAAGGTGGAAGTAATAAAGTAGCAATCGATATAATGACAACTAAGATTCAAACTTTAGTAAGTAAACAATAG
- the ruvX gene encoding Holliday junction resolvase RuvX yields the protein MLKHKIIGLDVGSKTVGIAISDLMGWTAQGLDTLRIDEEKNELGINQLVDIIQKEKVGTVIIGLPKNMNNSIGFRGEASLQYKEQLQEALPSLEIIMWDERLSTMAAERSLLEADVSRQKRKKVIDKMAAVFILQGYLDSLQ from the coding sequence ATGTTAAAACATAAAATAATTGGTTTAGATGTAGGTAGTAAAACTGTTGGCATTGCAATAAGTGATCTTATGGGTTGGACAGCCCAAGGATTAGATACACTCCGTATAGACGAAGAAAAAAATGAATTAGGTATAAATCAACTTGTAGATATTATACAAAAAGAGAAAGTTGGTACCGTAATTATCGGATTACCAAAAAATATGAACAATTCTATTGGATTTCGAGGCGAGGCTTCGTTACAATACAAGGAGCAACTTCAAGAAGCACTGCCATCATTAGAGATAATCATGTGGGATGAACGCTTAAGCACTATGGCTGCAGAACGTTCACTGCTTGAAGCAGATGTTTCTAGACAGAAACGAAAAAAAGTAATTGATAAAATGGCTGCGGTTTTTATATTGCAAGGCTATTTAGACTCATTACAATAA
- a CDS encoding IreB family regulatory phosphoprotein: MENFDKTMKFNYDEIPKEDVKTVLQNVYNTLKEKGYNPVNQIVGYLLSGDPAYIPRHNEARNQIRRIDRDDIMEELVSSYLQEKTN; encoded by the coding sequence ATGGAAAATTTTGATAAAACAATGAAATTTAATTATGATGAAATTCCAAAAGAAGATGTCAAAACAGTGTTACAAAATGTCTATAATACGTTGAAAGAAAAAGGATATAATCCAGTAAATCAAATCGTAGGTTATTTACTCTCAGGTGATCCTGCCTATATTCCACGTCATAATGAAGCTAGAAATCAAATACGTCGCATTGATCGTGATGACATTATGGAAGAATTAGTTTCTAGTTACTTACAAGAGAAAACTAACTAA
- a CDS encoding biotin-dependent carboxyltransferase family protein: MSIKILNPGLFSTVQDLGRVGYQDQGFSTAGALDTYALRIGYTLIGNDGPAIEFTIIGPTIQFLKDNTFVLTGGLFEATLNDQAISHQTVIFVKKGDELKIGTVVDGARGYILFGKPLEISKVANSYSTHTRSKIGGYHGRALKSSDVITCRQNNMYTERIGLSCPVEALNQELIQIIEGPQIDSFSDEGKQKLVSGDFEISEKSDRMGFRLQGEKIAPMESADIISEPVALGSIQVPNDGNPIILLNDKQTVGGYTKIATVCAADLSILAQKKPNEKIKFEWITVATATEKLKRKEQELNEKQNQILKAPIFDLSQLRKTSNRINKLLKGE, encoded by the coding sequence ATGAGTATTAAAATATTAAATCCTGGCTTATTTAGTACAGTTCAAGACTTAGGTAGAGTTGGTTATCAAGATCAAGGTTTCTCAACAGCTGGGGCTCTAGATACTTACGCTTTAAGAATAGGGTATACATTAATAGGTAATGATGGACCGGCCATTGAATTCACTATAATTGGGCCGACAATACAATTTCTAAAGGATAATACATTTGTGTTAACAGGTGGGCTTTTTGAAGCGACATTAAACGATCAAGCTATCTCTCACCAAACAGTTATTTTTGTTAAGAAGGGTGATGAATTAAAAATAGGCACAGTTGTTGATGGTGCAAGAGGATATATATTGTTCGGAAAACCACTTGAAATATCAAAAGTAGCTAATAGTTATTCAACACACACCAGAAGTAAGATAGGTGGCTATCATGGCAGAGCGTTAAAGTCTTCTGATGTAATCACATGTCGACAAAATAATATGTACACAGAACGTATAGGTTTGAGTTGTCCAGTTGAGGCGTTAAACCAAGAATTAATTCAGATAATTGAAGGCCCTCAAATAGATAGCTTTAGTGATGAAGGTAAACAAAAGTTAGTAAGCGGAGACTTTGAAATTTCAGAAAAATCTGACCGCATGGGTTTTCGTTTACAAGGCGAAAAAATTGCACCAATGGAATCTGCAGATATTATTTCTGAACCTGTAGCTTTAGGTAGTATACAAGTTCCAAATGATGGTAATCCTATTATTTTATTAAATGATAAGCAAACGGTTGGTGGCTATACTAAAATCGCAACAGTGTGTGCTGCCGATTTATCGATACTTGCACAGAAAAAACCTAATGAAAAGATTAAGTTTGAATGGATTACGGTAGCAACAGCTACAGAAAAGCTAAAGCGAAAAGAGCAAGAGCTTAATGAAAAGCAAAATCAAATATTAAAAGCACCTATTTTCGATTTGTCTCAATTGAGAAAGACTTCAAATCGAATTAATAAATTACTTAAAGGAGAATAA
- a CDS encoding acetyl/propionyl/methylcrotonyl-CoA carboxylase subunit alpha, with protein sequence MYRCLIANRGEIAVRIIRACRELGIETVAIYALGDEKSLHVSLADQAVCIGDANPLESYLNQDRVISAAKITGADAIHPGYGFLSESSSFARKVEDNDIYFIGPTQKTMEMMGDKITARQTVDNAGVPIIPGSTKAVESIGEVQNIAQEIGYPLVLKAASGGGGKGIRIVKIEDMLAKSFKEAKSEGKKYFDDDRIYVEAFIPVAKHVEVQVIGDGNENYIHLGERDCSVQRKNQKLIEESPCAAITDEMRESMCLDAVKVAKASNYRSAGTIEYLVTKDAYYFIEMNARIQVEHTVTEMRANRDLLQAQLYLMQRGTLPFNQEDIIFDGHVIEARINAENPERQFQPSLGTVQSLHLPQGFNIRVDSLLYHGYTVSPNYDSLVAKVIVKSSTRQLAIKKLKVVLDEMVIDGFTTTADFLYAVLSYPLYAEGNAEEVDIKFLDRHQIIKEETK encoded by the coding sequence ATGTATCGTTGTTTAATCGCAAACAGAGGAGAAATTGCAGTAAGAATTATTCGAGCTTGTAGAGAACTAGGTATTGAAACGGTTGCAATATATGCTCTAGGGGACGAAAAAAGTTTACATGTCAGTTTAGCGGATCAAGCAGTTTGTATTGGTGACGCTAACCCATTAGAAAGTTATTTAAACCAAGATAGAGTTATAAGCGCAGCTAAAATTACAGGCGCGGATGCGATTCATCCTGGGTATGGATTTTTATCAGAAAGTTCGTCTTTTGCACGAAAAGTAGAAGATAATGATATCTACTTTATAGGCCCTACGCAAAAAACAATGGAAATGATGGGGGATAAAATTACTGCAAGGCAAACTGTAGATAATGCAGGCGTACCAATTATTCCAGGATCGACTAAAGCTGTAGAATCAATTGGTGAAGTGCAAAACATTGCACAAGAAATTGGCTATCCACTTGTGTTGAAAGCTGCTAGTGGTGGTGGCGGTAAAGGAATTAGAATTGTTAAAATTGAAGATATGCTTGCTAAATCTTTTAAAGAGGCAAAAAGCGAAGGAAAAAAATATTTTGATGATGATCGTATTTATGTAGAAGCCTTTATACCAGTTGCAAAACATGTTGAAGTTCAAGTGATAGGCGATGGGAACGAAAATTACATACATTTAGGCGAAAGAGATTGTTCAGTACAAAGAAAAAATCAGAAGTTGATCGAAGAATCACCGTGTGCAGCTATAACTGATGAAATGAGAGAATCTATGTGTTTAGATGCAGTTAAGGTTGCAAAAGCTTCAAATTATAGGAGCGCAGGCACAATAGAATATTTAGTTACTAAAGATGCATACTATTTCATTGAGATGAATGCGCGTATTCAAGTAGAGCATACTGTAACTGAAATGAGAGCTAATCGCGATTTGTTACAAGCGCAACTTTATTTGATGCAACGTGGTACGTTACCATTTAATCAAGAAGATATTATTTTTGATGGTCACGTAATAGAAGCAAGAATTAATGCTGAAAACCCAGAAAGACAATTTCAACCTTCACTAGGTACAGTCCAATCGTTACATTTACCACAAGGTTTTAATATTCGTGTGGACAGTTTGTTATATCATGGGTACACAGTTTCCCCTAATTATGATTCGTTGGTTGCTAAGGTTATTGTTAAATCATCGACTCGCCAATTAGCAATTAAGAAATTGAAAGTAGTACTTGATGAAATGGTTATAGATGGATTTACAACCACCGCAGATTTTCTATATGCTGTATTATCATATCCTTTATATGCGGAAGGAAATGCTGAAGAAGTAGATATCAAGTTTTTAGATAGGCATCAAATTATTAAGGAGGAAACAAAATGA
- the pxpA gene encoding 5-oxoprolinase subunit PxpA: MKVDLNCDLGEAFGNYSFGGDKDIIPLVTSANIACGFHAGDQHVMNQTIALAKKHDIGIGAHPGLPDLQGFGRRNMDITPNEIYDIVVYQLGALSGFCKIHDVSLNHVKPHGALYQMGARDKAIAQAIAQAVYDFDESLIFVGLSNTLLISEAKSVGLTTASEVFADRRYEDDGQLVSRKDANALITDTNEAIEQVINMVKSQKVITKNNNTIGIEADTICVHGDGAHALEFVSQIRERLSKEGISISRLEG, from the coding sequence ATGAAAGTGGATTTAAATTGCGATTTAGGTGAAGCATTTGGTAATTATTCTTTTGGTGGCGACAAAGATATTATCCCACTCGTTACATCAGCAAATATTGCTTGTGGTTTTCATGCTGGTGATCAACATGTTATGAATCAAACGATTGCACTCGCAAAAAAACATGATATTGGAATTGGTGCACATCCAGGTTTACCGGACTTGCAAGGGTTTGGTCGCAGAAATATGGATATTACACCGAATGAGATTTACGATATTGTAGTTTATCAACTTGGTGCACTTTCAGGATTTTGTAAAATACATGATGTTTCATTGAATCATGTCAAACCTCATGGAGCGCTATATCAAATGGGAGCAAGAGATAAAGCAATTGCACAAGCAATTGCGCAAGCAGTTTATGACTTTGATGAATCACTGATATTTGTTGGACTATCAAATACATTGCTTATATCTGAAGCTAAATCAGTAGGGTTAACAACTGCTTCAGAAGTGTTTGCTGACAGACGCTATGAAGATGATGGACAGCTTGTAAGTAGGAAAGATGCCAATGCACTTATTACAGATACAAATGAAGCTATCGAACAAGTTATAAATATGGTAAAATCACAAAAAGTTATTACCAAAAATAACAATACAATAGGTATAGAAGCTGATACTATTTGCGTACATGGAGATGGTGCGCATGCGCTTGAATTTGTATCGCAAATAAGAGAAAGATTATCGAAAGAAGGTATTTCTATTTCAAGGCTGGAGGGCTAA
- a CDS encoding O-methyltransferase: MDNNQSYLLNLHKQTDENIETLRTFAEKNNVPIVDRLTLEMIKQVIRLHKSTNILEIGTAIGYSAMQFASISKEIQVTTIERDEEMINKAKENIELYGFNNQVNIIEGNALEQFNKVNGQTYDMIFIDAAKAQSKKFFELYTPILKDGGVVITDNVLYHGFVSDISVVRTRNVRQMVKKVIEYNEWLINHEGYTTNFLNIDDGLAISIKGESQ, translated from the coding sequence ATGGATAATAATCAATCCTATTTATTAAATTTACACAAGCAAACAGATGAAAATATAGAAACTCTAAGAACGTTTGCAGAGAAAAATAATGTCCCAATTGTAGATAGACTGACGCTTGAGATGATAAAACAAGTAATCAGATTACATAAATCAACAAACATATTAGAAATTGGTACTGCCATTGGCTATAGCGCAATGCAATTTGCTTCGATATCTAAAGAAATTCAAGTGACAACAATAGAACGTGATGAAGAAATGATAAATAAAGCAAAAGAAAATATAGAATTATATGGATTTAATAACCAAGTAAATATAATAGAAGGCAACGCGTTAGAACAGTTCAATAAGGTGAACGGTCAAACATACGATATGATATTTATTGATGCTGCAAAAGCACAATCAAAGAAATTTTTTGAACTTTATACGCCTATCTTAAAAGATGGCGGTGTTGTTATTACAGATAATGTTTTATACCACGGTTTTGTTTCGGATATATCTGTGGTACGCACACGTAATGTACGTCAAATGGTTAAAAAAGTAATAGAGTATAACGAATGGTTAATTAATCATGAAGGCTATACAACTAATTTTTTAAACATAGATGATGGTTTAGCAATTTCAATTAAAGGAGAATCACAATGA
- the pxpB gene encoding 5-oxoprolinase subunit PxpB, which yields MDYKLINEQTIMIYFEAQINHEIFNKVQQIRQYIINQKHPAIIDIVPSYRAIMLSIDIAQCDVNQLVEELKLDQSDNKLEAHTRGEAKQINIPVFYGGEYGQDLNEVASYNNLSEEEVVQLHTENTYLIYMLGFMPGFPFLGGLNPQLHTPRRQEPRTSIPAGSVGIANNQTGLYPMESPGGWQIIGRTPIRVFDINRSPMCLYNSGDTIKFYSIDEETFKHIQQSQLQDDFEISKWVNI from the coding sequence CTGGACTATAAATTAATAAATGAACAAACTATTATGATTTATTTCGAAGCTCAAATAAATCATGAGATTTTTAATAAAGTTCAACAGATTAGACAGTATATTATAAATCAAAAACATCCTGCTATTATAGATATTGTACCGAGTTATAGAGCAATTATGCTTAGTATTGATATCGCCCAATGTGATGTTAACCAATTAGTTGAAGAACTTAAATTGGATCAATCAGACAATAAATTGGAAGCGCATACAAGAGGAGAAGCTAAGCAAATCAATATCCCTGTCTTTTACGGCGGAGAATATGGTCAAGACCTTAATGAAGTTGCTTCATATAATAATTTATCAGAAGAAGAAGTTGTACAATTACACACAGAAAATACATATTTAATATACATGCTTGGCTTTATGCCTGGTTTTCCATTTTTAGGAGGTTTGAATCCACAATTACATACTCCAAGAAGGCAAGAACCAAGAACAAGTATACCTGCCGGTTCAGTTGGTATTGCTAATAATCAAACTGGTTTATATCCAATGGAATCGCCTGGGGGATGGCAGATAATTGGTCGTACACCAATTCGAGTATTCGATATCAATCGCTCTCCAATGTGCTTGTATAATTCAGGAGATACAATTAAGTTTTATTCTATTGATGAAGAAACGTTTAAGCATATACAACAGTCACAACTACAAGATGATTTCGAAATTTCAAAGTGGGTGAATATATAG
- a CDS encoding DUF1292 domain-containing protein, giving the protein MTEHNHDSQLEINNEEELLTLYDEEGNEVLYRKVLEFFHPEFKKEYVILAEEGAESDDDDLIELVPMINEPDENGEGGKFLPVETDEEWDMIEEVVNTEMDDHDHDHE; this is encoded by the coding sequence ATGACCGAACACAATCACGATTCTCAATTAGAAATTAACAACGAAGAGGAATTACTTACTCTATACGATGAGGAAGGTAATGAAGTCTTATATCGTAAAGTATTAGAATTCTTCCACCCAGAATTTAAAAAAGAATATGTGATTCTTGCTGAAGAAGGCGCAGAATCTGATGATGATGATTTAATAGAATTGGTACCAATGATTAATGAACCAGATGAAAATGGTGAAGGTGGTAAATTCTTACCTGTAGAAACAGATGAAGAGTGGGACATGATTGAAGAAGTGGTTAATACTGAAATGGACGATCATGATCACGACCACGAATAA
- a CDS encoding biotin/lipoyl-containing protein, translating to MNLEKVEQLIKLVKSNEVKKFTYKDFEHEISIDFTEGVANNVVSNQPSNQSSEAYSNDTSNGETNESSYQSVKSPMVGTFFLQDEKELTNPIVKVGDEIKKGDTIGYIEAMKVLNEVVSDVSGVVDEILVEHGSNVEYNQQIIRVK from the coding sequence ATGAATTTAGAAAAAGTAGAACAATTAATTAAATTAGTTAAATCAAATGAAGTTAAGAAATTCACTTATAAAGATTTTGAACATGAAATATCAATAGATTTCACAGAAGGTGTAGCTAATAATGTTGTTTCAAATCAACCATCGAATCAGTCAAGCGAAGCATATTCAAACGATACATCTAATGGTGAAACAAATGAATCAAGTTATCAATCAGTCAAATCGCCTATGGTCGGGACATTTTTCTTACAAGATGAGAAAGAGTTAACCAATCCAATAGTAAAGGTTGGTGACGAAATTAAAAAAGGAGATACGATTGGTTACATAGAAGCGATGAAAGTTTTAAATGAGGTAGTAAGTGACGTTTCTGGTGTGGTTGATGAAATTCTTGTCGAGCATGGCTCTAATGTTGAATATAATCAACAGATTATAAGAGTGAAATAA
- the greA gene encoding transcription elongation factor GreA has translation MENQKQYPMTQEGFEKLENELEELKTVKRPEVVEKIKVARSFGDLSENSEYDAAKDEQGFIEQDIQRVEHMLRNALIIEDNGDNNQVQLGKTVTFVELPGDEEEEYQIVGSAESDAFKGKISNESPMAKSLIGKKLDDEVRVPLPNGGEINVKIVNIK, from the coding sequence ATGGAAAATCAAAAACAATATCCAATGACTCAAGAAGGATTTGAAAAGTTAGAAAACGAACTTGAAGAGTTAAAAACAGTTAAGCGACCTGAAGTCGTGGAAAAAATTAAAGTTGCGCGTTCTTTCGGAGATTTATCAGAGAACTCAGAGTATGATGCCGCTAAAGATGAGCAAGGTTTTATTGAACAAGATATCCAACGTGTAGAACATATGTTGCGTAATGCACTTATTATTGAAGATAATGGTGATAATAACCAAGTGCAATTAGGTAAAACTGTAACTTTTGTAGAACTACCTGGTGATGAAGAAGAAGAATATCAAATTGTCGGTTCTGCAGAATCTGATGCATTTAAAGGAAAAATCTCTAACGAATCACCAATGGCAAAAAGCTTGATTGGGAAAAAATTAGATGATGAAGTACGTGTACCATTACCAAATGGTGGAGAAATCAACGTGAAAATTGTTAATATTAAATAA
- a CDS encoding U32 family peptidase, producing the protein MEILEEINIQHIPKIKKPELLAPAGNLEKLKIAVHYGADAVFLGGQAYGLRSNADNFTLAEIKEGVEFAKRYNAKIYVTTNIIAHDENMEGLDDYLRDLALAGVTGIIVADPLIIETCKSVAPELEIHLSTQQSLSNYKAVEFWKDEGLDRVVLARETGAMEMKEMKEQVDIEIESFIHGAMCIAYSGRCTLSNHMTARDSNRGGCCQSCRWDYDLLQVEADGELDLYYGDEEVTPFAMSPKDLKLIESIPNMMDIGVDSLKIEGRMKSIHYIATVVSVYRKVIDAYAEDPQNFKIKPEWLIELDKCANRDTASAFIEGTPGYEEQMFGHQNKKNSAYDFCGLVLDYDEKTKIATIQQRNKFEPGQEIEFFGPEIETFRQVVETIYDEEGNELDAARHPLQIVQIKVNHPIYANNMMRKEIG; encoded by the coding sequence GTGGAAATTTTAGAAGAAATTAATATTCAACATATACCTAAAATAAAAAAGCCTGAACTTCTTGCACCAGCTGGCAATTTAGAAAAACTGAAAATCGCCGTACATTATGGTGCAGATGCCGTTTTCTTGGGTGGACAAGCATATGGTTTGAGATCAAACGCCGATAATTTTACATTAGCAGAAATAAAAGAAGGCGTTGAATTTGCCAAACGATATAATGCTAAAATTTATGTTACTACAAACATAATCGCTCATGATGAAAACATGGAAGGTCTAGATGACTATTTACGTGACTTAGCATTGGCAGGTGTTACAGGAATCATTGTTGCAGACCCGTTAATTATTGAGACTTGTAAAAGTGTTGCGCCAGAACTAGAAATTCATCTATCTACACAACAATCTCTTTCAAATTATAAAGCGGTTGAATTTTGGAAAGACGAAGGTCTAGACAGAGTTGTTTTAGCACGTGAAACCGGTGCAATGGAAATGAAAGAAATGAAAGAGCAAGTAGACATCGAGATTGAATCATTTATACATGGAGCTATGTGTATTGCTTATTCAGGTAGATGTACTTTAAGTAATCATATGACTGCAAGAGATTCAAACAGAGGTGGTTGTTGTCAAAGTTGCCGCTGGGATTATGATTTACTGCAAGTGGAAGCTGACGGAGAATTAGACTTATATTATGGAGATGAGGAAGTCACACCATTTGCAATGAGCCCGAAAGATTTAAAATTAATAGAATCTATTCCAAATATGATGGATATTGGTGTTGATTCATTGAAAATAGAAGGGCGTATGAAATCAATTCACTATATTGCTACAGTTGTTTCTGTTTATAGAAAAGTGATTGATGCTTATGCCGAGGATCCTCAAAATTTCAAAATCAAACCAGAATGGTTGATAGAATTAGATAAATGTGCCAACAGAGATACTGCTTCCGCTTTTATAGAAGGTACACCTGGTTATGAAGAGCAGATGTTTGGGCATCAGAATAAGAAAAATTCAGCTTATGACTTCTGTGGATTAGTATTAGATTATGATGAGAAAACTAAGATTGCAACGATTCAACAACGAAATAAATTTGAGCCTGGACAAGAAATAGAATTTTTCGGCCCAGAAATTGAGACTTTTCGACAAGTTGTAGAGACAATTTATGACGAAGAGGGTAATGAACTTGATGCTGCCCGTCACCCATTACAAATTGTGCAAATTAAAGTTAATCATCCAATTTATGCAAATAACATGATGAGAAAGGAAATTGGATAA